The Caenorhabditis elegans chromosome II genome has a segment encoding these proteins:
- the irld-50 gene encoding Receptor L-domain domain-containing protein (Partially confirmed by transcript evidence), whose protein sequence is MTNFQNLSFLAELYSISSVNMEFTEKALMHIANNFKMKRLGFPKLHDLIDKMYGDYTINLQNLHPDFCLTFDEMAGFLNRRIKLQNLHARYCADVYNETESQNTDVCKFQKLSTLKENCTSLFGDVVVDANDGRFLYKLFYVGTIFGSLKIQYSKIEGLFFLSNLVTIANLDGRNLRIFREIGEFSASRPAVLIRSNKFLTQAVLPALENVISVGNETIVLYDNEALFENNDKCLLFRLTYNARLPINNQDCGKAQNLSSRLEISASKTFRPSNLRVFRGTNL, encoded by the exons ATGactaatttccaaaacttatCGTTTCTCGCCGAATTGTACTCAATTTCTAGCGTGAACATGGAATTTACAGAGAAAGCTCTAATGCATattgcaaataattttaagatgAAACGTTTGGGATTTCCTAAATTACAT GATCTCATCGATAAAATGTACGGCGACTATACAATAAATCTGCAAAATCTGCACCCAGACTTTTGCCTCACCTTCGACGAAATGGCCGGCTTCCTAAACCGGAGAATAAAACTCCAAAATCTACATGCAAGATATTGTGCGGACGTGTACAATGAAACTGAAAGCCAGAACACTGATGtgtgtaaatttcaaaaactgagcaCGCTGAAAGAAAATTGCACATCGCTTTTTGGCGACGTGGTGGTCGATGCTAACGATGGAAGATTTTTGTACAAGCTTTTCTACGTTGGTACAATATTTGGCtccttgaaaattcaatattcaaagATTGAGGGCTTATTCTTTTTGTCTAATCTTGTTACGATTGCCAACTTGGATGGTAggaatttaagaattttcagagaaattggagaattttcaGCGTCCCGGCCAGCAGTGCTAATACGATCCAATAAATTTCTCACGCAAGCAGTTTTGCCTGCTCTAGAG aatgtaATTTCCGTCGGCAACGAAACAATAGTCCTCTACGATAATGAAGCATTATTCGAGAATAATGACAAGTGTCTCCTGTTTCGGCTTACTTATAATGCAAGACTTCCGATCAATAATCAGGATTGTGGTAAAGCCCAAAACTTAAGCTCTagacttgaaatttcagcttcGAAAACTTTCAGACCGTCAAATCTACGTGTTTTCCGAGGGACAAACTTGTAA
- the irld-50 gene encoding Receptor L-domain domain-containing protein (Partially confirmed by transcript evidence): MNRLQLIFYIFCVFFSASADFDTEHEELRRVRDCLPHCTFNHSLITSETIKYFPNMNKCEYFCALLVINSSTDLTERELTDLFKDMNLLYGSLKIHDTNLKSLSFIPKNPNRSFGYGCTSSGLSITNNSQLTNIDVISNFLFYNVVNRRFQCSFRVEGNEKLNASYLCDWWKITEIINPVVERNLEDCKCRGDLITETNIHTYRDCTSLNGGLRLINFTFSENLSALSNVQYIRGDVDIQMTNFQNLSFLAELYSISSVNMEFTEKALMHIANNFKMKRLGFPKLHDLIDKMYGDYTINLQNLHPDFCLTFDEMAGFLNRRIKLQNLHARYCADVYNETESQNTDVCKFQKLSTLKENCTSLFGDVVVDANDGRFLYKLFYVGTIFGSLKIQYSKIEGLFFLSNLVTIANLDGRNLRIFREIGEFSASRPAVLIRSNKFLTQAVLPALENVISVGNETIVLYDNEALFENNDKCLLFRLTYNARLPINNQDCGKAQNLSSRLEISASKTFRPSNLRVFRGTNL; encoded by the exons ATGAATCGGTTGCAGcttattttctatattttctgcGTATTTTTTAGTGCTTCGGCGGATTTCGACACGGAGCATGAAGAGCTCCGAAGAGTTCGGGATTGTT taccCCATTGCACATTTAATCACTCTCTAATCACATCGGAAACTATAAAATACTTCCCAAATATGAACAAATGTGAGTATTTTTGCGCTCTGCTGGTTATCAACTCCAGCACGGATCTGACGGAGCGAGAATTGACGGATTTGTTCAAGGATATGAACCTTTTATATGGAAGTCTAAAAATCCATGATACTAACCTTAAAAGTCTAtcttttattccaaaaaatccgaatcGCAGCTTCGGATATGGCTGTACATCTT CCGGATTATCAATTACTAACAATTCCCAGCTGACAAATATAGATGTTATCAGTAATTTTCTATTCTATAACGTGGTAAACCGTAGATTTCAATGCTCATTTCGAGTTGAAGGAAACGAAAAACTGAATGCCAGCTATTTATGCGATTGGTGGAAAATTACGGAGATCATAAATCCGGTTGTTGAGCGAAATTTGGAAGATtgca aatgtcGTGGAGACCTTATTACAGAGACTAATATTCATACTTATCGAGATTGTACCAGTTTAAACGGAGGACTGCGATTAATCAATTtcacgttttctgaaaatttatcagcTTTATCAAATGTTCAATATATTCGAGGAGACGTTGATATTCAGATGactaatttccaaaacttatCGTTTCTCGCCGAATTGTACTCAATTTCTAGCGTGAACATGGAATTTACAGAGAAAGCTCTAATGCATattgcaaataattttaagatgAAACGTTTGGGATTTCCTAAATTACAT GATCTCATCGATAAAATGTACGGCGACTATACAATAAATCTGCAAAATCTGCACCCAGACTTTTGCCTCACCTTCGACGAAATGGCCGGCTTCCTAAACCGGAGAATAAAACTCCAAAATCTACATGCAAGATATTGTGCGGACGTGTACAATGAAACTGAAAGCCAGAACACTGATGtgtgtaaatttcaaaaactgagcaCGCTGAAAGAAAATTGCACATCGCTTTTTGGCGACGTGGTGGTCGATGCTAACGATGGAAGATTTTTGTACAAGCTTTTCTACGTTGGTACAATATTTGGCtccttgaaaattcaatattcaaagATTGAGGGCTTATTCTTTTTGTCTAATCTTGTTACGATTGCCAACTTGGATGGTAggaatttaagaattttcagagaaattggagaattttcaGCGTCCCGGCCAGCAGTGCTAATACGATCCAATAAATTTCTCACGCAAGCAGTTTTGCCTGCTCTAGAG aatgtaATTTCCGTCGGCAACGAAACAATAGTCCTCTACGATAATGAAGCATTATTCGAGAATAATGACAAGTGTCTCCTGTTTCGGCTTACTTATAATGCAAGACTTCCGATCAATAATCAGGATTGTGGTAAAGCCCAAAACTTAAGCTCTagacttgaaatttcagcttcGAAAACTTTCAGACCGTCAAATCTACGTGTTTTCCGAGGGACAAACTTGTAA
- the irld-49 gene encoding Receptor L-domain domain-containing protein (Partially confirmed by transcript evidence) encodes MYFLLCFILFIPFILSDFAYDLEKLTLTHKCDLQCTFNHSEITSKTTEFFPTNCETVCGILTFNSNTDMSPSQLKQLFKNLRTLSGGLRFENTNLTNLSVFYEKPGCKFCTDFKFNCKTFGLSVINNSVLKNADIFHKFELETDEQSKECAVRFENNTKLDARDLCEYDPFGKLFSVIFRGNSKDCGCRGDQITADSMKKLRKCSVIFTLNLTNISKFDADFLDLSRIYEVRGLVEIRGTDVTNLSFLKKLEEIRSNNGVTHENVLFNIRDNPNMTTFGMPVLNILSDETKGPFIMNLENLHPDFCLTFHEMIGFLDAQVYFKNIHANYCLDGVSFSESLCQFFNMSSLPEKCTYIYGNVEINAGDEEYVYKLSYVSDIYGSLSIKNTILKDLNFLSRLMYIALLEENRYVIQIISNPFLYKARLPMISVR; translated from the exons ATGTATTTTCTTTTATGTTTTATACTCTTTATTCCATTTATTCTGTCGGATTTTGCATATGACTTGGAGAAACTTACGTTAACACATAAATGTg ACCTTCAATGCACATTCAACCACTCCGAGATCACTTCGAAAACCACCGAATTTTTCCCAACAAATTGCGAGACTGTTTGCGGAATATTAACATTCAATTCTAACACAGACATGTCACCGTCTCAACtcaaacaacttttcaaaaacctgaGAACGTTGTCTGGTGGATTGCGATTCGAAAACACAAATCTTACAAATTTATCGGTTTTCTACGAGAAACCCGGATGCAAATTCTGCACAGATTTCAAGTTCAATTGCAAAACTT ttggaCTTTCCGTGATCAACAActccgttttgaaaaatgcagatatttttcataaatttgaacTAGAAACCGACGAGCAATCGAAAGAATGCGCGGTACGGTTTGAGAATAATACAAAATTGGATGCCAGGGATCTTTGCGAATATGACCCTTTTGGCAAGCTGTTCAGTGTGATTTTCAGAGGAAATTCCAAGGATTGCG GTTGCCGCGGCGACCAGATCACTGCCGATTCTAtgaaaaaactacgaaaatgcTCAGTAATTTTCACTCTAAACTTGACAAACATCTCTAAATTCGACGCGGATTTTCTGGATCTTTCGCGAATCTACGAAGTACGTGGATTGGTGGAGATTCGCGGCACTGACGTCACAAATTTGTCGTTTTTGAAGAAGCTGGAAGAGATTCGTTCGAATAATGGGGTGACACATGAGAATGTTCTTTTTAACATTCGCGATAATCCGAATATGACAACATTTGGAATGCCGGTGTTGAAT ATTCTTTCCGACGAAACCAAAGGCCCATTTATCATGAACCTGGAGAATCTACATCCTGACTTTTGTCTAACATTTCACGAAATGATCGGGTTTCTGGACGCTCAagtctattttaaaaatattcatgcAAACTATTGCCTGGACGGTGTATCTTTTAGCGAATCTCTATGTCAGTTTTTCAATATGAGCTCTCTTCCCGAAAAGTGCACTTATATATATGGAAATGTGGAAATTAACGCTGGAGATGAAGAATATGTATATAAATTGAGTTATGTATCCGATATATACGGGTCCTTGTCTATCAAGaacacaattttaaaagatcTAAACTTTTTGAGTAGACTCATGTATATAGCATTATtggaagaaaatcgatatgtTATTCAAATTATATCAAATCCATTTCTCTACAAAGCAAGATTGCCTATGATTTCGGTGAGGTAG
- the srw-79 gene encoding G-protein coupled receptors family 1 profile domain-containing protein (Partially confirmed by transcript evidence): protein MNDGLDYPVYENFKNIVSEIDVVQNYASTAGVIMNIPHIFILTRSSMRTSSTNSLMIGIAICDILYLSILAELWIRNAYFSDFLCINVGSYAYIVSAWILECLRDLIEKASFWLGFMLAMTRYIIMKSSGRADKLARPSSGYLITFIISVISAALSGWYYGRYYLEKDQNLWIMWDECAGYRPKVKGIRYFLVMDDAAIHSRSHTIINAISRTLISFLYPIIGVLLMVEIRRSAKFAAKKLKSEKSATERYHASRMILVMTVMYFLASAPIGALDFINVSEIVTESSFLRLSLDHSAYLMSAIFCLNSASHCIINLSMSSAYRNTIKMSWMRSPKSVKIFTVTRIKSIG, encoded by the exons ATGAACGATGGGCTAGACTATCCGGTATacgaaaacttcaaaaatattgtcaGCGAGATAGACgttgttcaaaattatgcCTCCACTGCTGGGGTGATCATGAACATTCCACATATTTTTATACTAACCAGAAGCTCTATGCGAACCTCCAGCACCAATTCCCTAATGATCGGAATCGCAATCTGTGACATTTTATATTTGTCGATATTAGCAGAGTTATGGATTCGGAATGCATATTTCAGTGACTTTCTCTGTATCAACGTGGGATCCTACGCATATATAGTGTCTGCATGGATCCTGGAATGCCTTCGCGATCTTATTGAAAAAGCTTCCTTCTGGCTGGGATTTATGTTGGCAATGACCCGATATATAATCATGAAGTCCTCTGGAAGAGCTGACAAGCTTGCAAGACCATCATCAGGTTATCTTATTACATTTATCATTTCTGTCATCAGTGCAGCGCTGTCTGGGTGGTACTATGGTAGGTACTATTTAGAAAAAGACCAGAATCTATGGATTATGTGGGATGA atgtgCCGGGTATCGACCAAAAGTGAAAGGCATCAGATACTTTCTGGTTATGGATGACGCGGCGATTCATAGTCGGTCCCATACAATCATTAATGCAATTTCCAGA acacttATAAGCTTTCTCTACCCAATCATTGGTGTCTTGCTAATGGTGGAGATTCGTAGATCAGCAAAGTTTGCGgcaaaaaagctgaaaagcGAGAAGAGCGCGACGGAAAG ATACCACGCCAGCCGTATGATCCTTGTGATGACAGTCATGTACTTCCTGGCCAGTGCGCCCATTGGAGCGCTAGACTTTATTAACGTATCCGAGATAGTTACTGAATCTTCCTTTCTACGTCTCAGCCTAGACCATAGTGCCTACCTCATGTCTGCTATATTTTGCTTGAATTCGGCTTCACATTGCATTATTAATCTCTCAATGTCTTCCGCTTACCGTAATACTATTAAGATGAGTTGGATGAGGTCACCAAAGAGCGTTAAGATATTCACG GTCACCAGGATCAAGTCTATCGGATGA
- the irld-51 gene encoding Receptor L-domain domain-containing protein (Predicted) has translation MFLLLVLFCQFLSNSADFNKDLKELKAQNLCDNKCIFNHFELTSETIDFFPKKCETVCGFLMINSNSNLTEEKLKVAFKDMSELVGGLTIDNSSLESLSFFKLNKITKAFHLVCLDNHGVSLVNNSKLSNINILTDFYFLSINLKECLFHVADNKILDATTLCERGEILQLVGLEVFGNLKDCRCRGDLITTDNIQEYQNCTVLNGGLRLSNFTSVDQLTALSEVTFIKGDVEISWNGFKDLSFLGKLKTIAGRNEDGRVLANIHDNYAMTRFGWEKLGMLYDSNFIRYSMNIENLHPDFCLTIAEMLVFLAMSTINFENIQAKYCEDEDGGLFQKFCTFQNLSTLDENCNAIFGDVVFGENDGRYMSKFFGVGFIFGSVTVQNTKTEGLKFLDNLSHVASLDATLPAISITSNQYLKSAKLNNLMSVIAESKKEVVLRDNSMLINGNKQCNYKINDNTGTDIKVEIQDCEAKRKSGFGIEFVLLLLISHIVFL, from the exons atgtttttgttacttgttttattttgtcagtttttatcaaattccGCAGATTTCAACAAGGATTTGAAAGAACTCAAAGCGCAAAATTTATGTG acaacaaATGCATATTCAACCACTTTGAACTAACTTCtgaaactattgattttttcccgaaaaagtGCGAGACAGTATGCGGGTTTCTAATGATAAACTCGAACTCTAACTTAACAGAGGAGAAATTGAAAGTAGCATTTAAAGATATGTCCGAGCTAGTTGGAGGCTTAACAATTGATAATTCAAGTCTGGAAAgcttatcatttttcaaattgaacaagATAACAAAGGCATTCCATCTAGTTTGTTTGGATAACC atgggGTATCACTAGTTAACAACTCAAAACTTTCCAATATCAATATTCTAACTGACTTCTATTTCTTATCAATAAACCTGAAAGAATGTCTTTTCCACGTGGCAGATAATAAAATTCTCGACGCAACCACACTTTGTGAGCGCGGGGAGATTCTTCAGCTAGTTGGTCTAGAAGTTTTTGGGAATTTGAAGGATTGCC gaTGTCGTGGAGACCTTATCACAACTGATAACATACAGGAGTACCAAAACTGTACGGTGCTTAATGGAGGACTACGGCTGTCGAATTTTACTTCGGTGGATCAGCTGACTGCGTTGTCAGAGGTCACTTTTATCAAAGGAGATGTGGAGATTAGCTGGAATGGCTTTAAGGATTTATCGTTTCTGGGAAAACTCAAAACTATTGCCGGGAGGAATGAAGATGGGCGGGTTTTGGCAAATATTCATGATAATTATGCAATGACACGTTTTGGATGGGAAAAGTTGGGA ATGCTCTACGACTCTAACTTTATCCGCTATTCCATGAACATTGAGAATCTACACCCCGATTTCTGTCTGACAATCGCCGAAATGTTAGTTTTCCTCGCAATGTCCACtatcaatttcgaaaatatacaAGCCAAATATTGCGAAGATGAGGATGGAGGactattccaaaaattttgtacatttcaaaacttatcCACTCTCGACGAAAACTGTAACGCAATTTTTGGAGATGTTGTATTTGGAGAAAACGATGGAAGGTATATGTCCAAGTTTTTTGGTGTGGGCTTTATATTTGGGTCAGTGACTGTTCAAAATACCAAGACAGAAGGCTTAAAGTTTTTGGACAACTTATCACATGTTGCTTCTTTGGATG CAACTCTCCCAGCAATATCTATCACTTCTAACCAATATCTCAAAAGCGCCAAACTGAACAACCTAATG agtgtAATCGCGGAGAGCAAGAAAGAAGTTGTACTTCGTGATAATTCCATGTTGATCAATGGGAATAAACAAtgcaattataaaattaacgATAACACCGGAACTGATATCAAGGTTGAGATTCAGGATTGTG AAGCAAAGAGAAAATCTGGATTTGGAATTGAATTTGTGCTCCTTTTATTAATCTCACACATAGTGTTCCTTtaa